In a single window of the Canis lupus familiaris isolate Mischka breed German Shepherd chromosome 2, alternate assembly UU_Cfam_GSD_1.0, whole genome shotgun sequence genome:
- the LOC111092093 gene encoding interferon regulatory factor 3-like codes for MGRGPPPPRPRGARDVCKFQENFLSRIPLHTRAEPYVCYPENIREELLRDMVLAPLAGVGGGPRAPPQLLPNPSLGISATCSNSEPTETPLRWLWMRGRKLLRVEVRGSAFYYLLPERQVFQSIAFCSTDPRPVGSEAGDGTCPGQLISP; via the exons ATGGGGcgaggacccccacccccccggccccgAGGTGCGCGCGACGTGTGCAAGTTTCAGGAGAATTTCCTGAGCCGGATCCCCCTCCACACGAGGGCAGAGCCGTACGTCTGCTACCCAGAGAACATCCGGGAGGAGTTACTGAGGGACATGGTCTTGGCCCCGCTCGCAGGTGTCGGGGGGGGGCCTCGAGCCCCCCCTCAGCTCTTGCCCAACCCCAGCTTGGGCATCTCTGCTACCTGCTCAAACTCGGAACCTACCGAAACCCCCCTGAGGTGGCTGTGGATGCGTGGGAGGAAG CTGCTCAGAGTGGAAGTTCGAGGTTCCGCCTTTTACTACCTTCTCCCCGAGCGCCAGGTCTTCCAGTCAATTGCCTTCTGCTCTACCGACCCACGGCCAGTGGGGTCAGAAGCAGGGGATGGGACATGCCCTGGGCAGCTAATAAGCCCTTGA